The Amblyomma americanum isolate KBUSLIRL-KWMA chromosome 3, ASM5285725v1, whole genome shotgun sequence genome window below encodes:
- the LOC144125845 gene encoding U6 snRNA-associated Sm-like protein LSm6, with amino-acid sequence MSRRQTPSEFLKQIIGRPVVVKLNSGLDYRGVLACLDGYMNIALEQTEEYVNGQLKNKYGDAFIRGNNVLYISTQKRRI; translated from the exons ATGAGTCGACGCCAAACGCCCAGTGAATTCCTGAAGCAGATCATCGGCCGACCTGTTGTCGTCAAGTTAAACTCTGGCTTGGACTACCGAG GTGTCCTTGCATGTCTTGACGGCTACATGAACATTGCCCTTGAACAGACTGAAGAGTACGTAAATGGTCAGCTGAAAAACAAGTACGGGGACGCTTTTATTCGAGGAAACAACG tCCTGTATATCAGCACACAGAAGAGGAGGATATAA